In the genome of Streptococcus oralis, one region contains:
- the dltD gene encoding D-alanyl-lipoteichoic acid biosynthesis protein DltD produces MLKRLWLIFGPIFVAAFLVLLLIFFYPSTTSHNLTEEKYSAASISRESFKERSQKVRALTDPNMRFVPFLGSSEWIRFDSVHPAVLAEKYNRPYRPYFLGQAGAASLNQYFGLQQILPEIEEKQAVFVISPQWFTETDYEPAAFQRFFNSDQLTAFLENQSEDISAKHAATRLLKQNPSVALKGILQKLSKGEELSDADRLIINLFARFNEKQSSLFGQFSIRGKLKYKEHVENYLKDLPDQFSYDALEEIARKDAEANTTNNDMGMENHFYTQEVKKDLKKWEGYQKNYNFLKSSEYNDLQLVLNQFAKSKVNVLFVIQPVNKKWMEYTELSEEMYQHAVEKIRYQLESQGFTNIADFSKNGGEPYFIKDTIHLGWLGWLAFDKVVNPFLTDPKPAPDYKMNDRFFSKDWATYDGNIKDFQ; encoded by the coding sequence ATGCTTAAACGCTTGTGGCTGATCTTCGGGCCCATCTTTGTTGCAGCTTTTTTGGTTCTTCTACTTATCTTTTTTTATCCAAGTACGACAAGCCATAATCTGACGGAGGAGAAGTACTCTGCTGCTTCCATCAGTAGGGAAAGTTTTAAAGAGAGAAGCCAAAAAGTGAGGGCGCTTACGGATCCCAATATGCGTTTTGTCCCTTTTTTAGGGTCAAGTGAATGGATTCGATTTGATAGTGTCCATCCAGCTGTTTTAGCAGAAAAATACAATCGTCCCTATCGCCCTTATTTTCTAGGTCAGGCAGGAGCGGCCTCGCTTAACCAATATTTCGGTTTGCAGCAAATCTTGCCAGAAATTGAGGAAAAGCAGGCGGTGTTTGTCATCTCTCCTCAGTGGTTTACAGAGACAGATTACGAGCCCGCAGCGTTTCAGAGATTCTTTAATAGCGACCAATTGACAGCTTTTTTGGAAAATCAATCTGAGGACATTTCGGCTAAGCATGCTGCGACGCGTTTGTTGAAGCAGAATCCGAGTGTGGCCTTGAAAGGCATCCTTCAAAAGCTTTCAAAAGGAGAGGAATTGTCAGATGCTGATCGACTTATCATCAACCTCTTTGCACGATTCAATGAAAAGCAGTCCTCTCTTTTTGGTCAATTTTCCATTCGGGGGAAACTCAAGTACAAGGAACATGTGGAAAACTATTTAAAAGATCTTCCTGATCAATTTTCCTATGACGCTTTAGAAGAAATTGCTCGTAAGGATGCAGAAGCAAATACGACCAATAACGATATGGGGATGGAGAATCACTTCTACACGCAAGAGGTCAAAAAAGACTTAAAAAAATGGGAAGGATATCAAAAAAATTATAACTTCCTAAAGTCGTCTGAATACAATGATTTGCAGCTGGTTCTCAATCAATTTGCTAAATCAAAAGTCAATGTGCTCTTTGTTATCCAGCCCGTCAACAAGAAATGGATGGAATATACAGAGCTCAGTGAAGAAATGTATCAACATGCAGTGGAGAAAATTCGTTACCAGCTAGAAAGTCAAGGCTTTACCAACATTGCTGACTTTTCAAAAAACGGAGGAGAACCTTACTTTATCAAGGATACTATCCACTTAGGTTGGTTGGGCTGGTTGGCTTTTGATAAGGTTGTCAATCCCTTCTTGACGGATCCAAAACCAGCCCCAGACTACAAGATGAATGACCGCTTCTTTAGCAAGGACTGGGCGACCTATGATGGAAATATCAAAGATTTCCAATAA
- the adcR gene encoding zinc-dependent transcriptional regulator AdcR: protein MRQLAQEIDNFLNEVILRSENQHEILIGHCTSDVALTNTQEHILMLLSEESLTNSELARRLNVSQAAVTKAIKSLVKEGMLETSRDPKDARVIFYKLTELARPVAAEHHHHHEHTLLAYEQVASQFTPNEQEVIQRFLTALVGEIK from the coding sequence ATGAGACAGCTTGCACAGGAAATCGATAACTTTTTAAACGAGGTGATCTTGAGATCTGAGAACCAGCATGAAATTCTGATCGGGCATTGCACGAGTGACGTAGCCTTGACCAATACTCAGGAACACATCCTCATGCTCTTGTCCGAAGAATCCCTAACCAACTCGGAGTTGGCCCGTCGTCTTAACGTTAGTCAGGCGGCAGTGACCAAGGCTATCAAGTCTTTGGTCAAAGAGGGCATGTTAGAGACATCCAGAGATCCCAAGGATGCGCGTGTGATCTTTTATAAACTGACAGAGCTAGCTCGACCAGTAGCGGCAGAACACCACCATCATCATGAGCACACGCTCTTAGCCTATGAACAAGTGGCAAGTCAGTTTACTCCAAATGAACAAGAAGTTATTCAGCGGTTTTTAACTGCTTTAGTAGGAGAAATCAAATAA
- the nt5e gene encoding cell surface ecto-5'-nucleotidase Nt5e, whose translation MNKRSLLPVLSTALLAPAFLAGQVYAEEATTPAESSAVVATPATSATPTNEVETPSTVASAEAPSAPVESTKSEEKDTVILHTNDVHGRIVEEKGVIGDAKLATVIEQERAKSNQNTLVVDAGDAFQGLPISNSTKGEARAEILNQMQYDAMAVGNHEFDFGLDEVKKYKEILKFPLLSSNTYVNGARLFEASTIVDKDKTVEGDEFVVIGVTTPETATKTHPKNIKGVTFTDPISEVNKVIEEVQAKARAEGKDYKHYVVLAHLGVDTTTPVEWRGSTLAEALSKNPRLKGKRVTVIDGHSHTVASTTYGDNVTYNQTGSYLHNVGKVIYKSRQLLGNPTLIAAADAKKLTANPKVEKLVKDIKQKYDAENAVEVVSNSPVELNGDRENVRVRETNLGNVVADSLYQYGQTGFSHPTDIAVTNGGGLRETIAKGKPITKGNVIAVLPFGNTISQIQVTGQQVLDMFEKSLGSILQVDKDGKKVLDENGQPLLEPSGGFLQVSGVKVYYDTNLPSGKRVLAIQVKNRATGRYDLLDLAKTYYLATNDFLAAGGDGYTMLGGAREEGPSMDAAFEEYLKTADLTQYEKINPNSRTISVDSTTFSLPVETPQTNAAASDATTNVPLTYEVAGQFSKKAVVSEKALPNTGSEQSVFLLLMGMVTGLAGILSSRKPKQK comes from the coding sequence ATGAATAAACGCTCTTTGTTACCTGTCTTGTCGACAGCTCTATTAGCCCCAGCTTTTTTAGCTGGACAAGTCTATGCTGAGGAAGCAACAACTCCTGCAGAAAGTTCAGCTGTTGTAGCAACTCCCGCTACGTCAGCAACTCCAACAAATGAGGTAGAGACTCCATCAACCGTTGCATCTGCAGAAGCTCCGTCAGCTCCTGTTGAATCTACTAAAAGCGAAGAAAAGGACACCGTTATCTTACATACTAATGATGTTCATGGTCGTATCGTAGAGGAAAAGGGAGTAATTGGAGATGCTAAACTAGCGACTGTCATTGAGCAGGAGCGTGCGAAATCAAATCAAAATACTCTGGTTGTTGATGCGGGAGACGCTTTCCAAGGTTTGCCGATTTCCAACTCTACCAAGGGTGAAGCGCGTGCTGAAATTCTCAATCAGATGCAGTATGATGCCATGGCAGTAGGAAACCATGAGTTTGACTTTGGTCTTGATGAAGTTAAAAAATACAAGGAAATCTTGAAATTCCCATTACTTAGCTCGAATACCTATGTCAATGGAGCTCGTCTTTTTGAAGCTTCTACAATCGTTGATAAAGATAAGACTGTGGAAGGTGATGAGTTTGTTGTGATTGGTGTGACAACACCTGAAACTGCTACAAAAACCCACCCTAAAAACATTAAAGGGGTAACTTTTACTGATCCAATCTCTGAAGTCAATAAGGTCATCGAAGAAGTTCAAGCCAAGGCGCGTGCAGAAGGTAAGGACTACAAACACTATGTTGTGCTTGCTCACTTGGGTGTGGATACCACAACTCCAGTCGAGTGGCGTGGTTCAACCTTGGCAGAAGCCTTGTCTAAAAATCCTCGTTTGAAAGGGAAACGTGTAACAGTAATCGATGGTCACTCTCATACAGTAGCTTCCACAACTTATGGAGACAATGTTACCTATAACCAAACAGGAAGCTACCTTCATAATGTTGGGAAAGTTATCTACAAATCACGTCAGCTTTTGGGCAATCCTACGTTGATTGCAGCTGCTGATGCTAAGAAACTGACTGCCAATCCAAAAGTTGAAAAACTAGTCAAAGACATTAAACAAAAATACGATGCTGAAAATGCTGTTGAAGTCGTTTCAAACAGCCCTGTAGAACTCAACGGAGATCGTGAAAATGTTCGGGTCCGTGAAACCAACCTCGGAAACGTCGTAGCAGATTCTCTCTATCAGTATGGTCAAACAGGATTTAGCCATCCGACAGACATCGCTGTGACAAATGGTGGTGGCTTGCGTGAAACCATTGCAAAAGGCAAACCGATCACTAAAGGAAATGTCATTGCCGTTCTTCCATTTGGAAATACCATCTCACAAATCCAAGTGACGGGGCAACAAGTCTTGGATATGTTTGAAAAATCACTCGGCTCTATCTTGCAGGTCGATAAGGATGGCAAGAAGGTCTTGGATGAGAACGGCCAACCATTGTTAGAACCAAGTGGTGGCTTCTTGCAAGTTTCGGGTGTGAAGGTCTACTATGATACCAACCTACCATCAGGCAAACGTGTCTTGGCCATCCAGGTTAAAAACCGTGCAACTGGTCGTTATGATCTTCTGGACCTCGCCAAAACTTACTATCTTGCAACCAATGATTTCTTAGCTGCGGGTGGCGATGGCTACACGATGTTAGGTGGTGCGCGTGAAGAAGGTCCTTCTATGGATGCAGCCTTTGAAGAGTATCTGAAAACTGCTGATTTGACCCAGTATGAAAAGATCAATCCGAACTCACGGACGATTTCTGTGGACTCTACAACTTTTAGTCTGCCGGTAGAAACACCTCAAACGAATGCAGCTGCTAGCGATGCGACTACGAATGTGCCACTTACTTATGAGGTGGCTGGTCAATTTAGCAAGAAGGCAGTTGTCTCAGAAAAAGCTCTCCCAAATACAGGAAGCGAACAGTCCGTCTTCTTGCTCTTGATGGGAATGGTAACTGGTTTGGCGGGTATCTTATCGAGTCGAAAACCAAAGCAAAAATAG
- the dltC gene encoding D-alanine--poly(phosphoribitol) ligase subunit DltC, whose amino-acid sequence MDIKSEVIEIIDELFMEDVSDMMDEDLFDAGVLDSMGTVELIVEIENRFDIRVPVTEFGRDDWNTANKIVEGITELKNA is encoded by the coding sequence ATGGATATCAAATCAGAAGTTATTGAAATTATTGATGAGTTGTTTATGGAGGATGTTTCTGACATGATGGATGAAGATCTTTTTGATGCCGGTGTCTTGGATAGCATGGGGACGGTTGAATTGATTGTTGAGATTGAAAATCGTTTTGACATTCGTGTTCCAGTGACGGAGTTCGGTCGTGATGACTGGAATACAGCTAATAAAATCGTAGAAGGTATTACGGAGTTAAAGAATGCTTAA
- a CDS encoding metal ABC transporter permease translates to MLSLLSYDFMQRAFLAVIAMSLFSPVLGTFLILRRQSLMSDTLSHVSLSGVAFGLVLGISPTISTIAIVLIAAVFLEYLRTVYKNFMEIGTAILMSTGLAVSLIVMSKGKSSSSMSLDQYLFGSIVTISQEQVIFLFAIAAVVLLLTFLFLRPMYILTFDEDTAFVDGLPVRTMSILFNMVTGVAIALMIPAAGALLVSTIMVLPASIALRLGKNFKSVMLLASAIGFLGMVAGLYISYYAETPASASITIIFVAVFLLVSLLKRFIK, encoded by the coding sequence ATGCTTAGTTTGTTATCTTATGACTTCATGCAGCGAGCCTTCTTGGCTGTCATTGCCATGAGTCTCTTTTCTCCAGTTCTTGGGACCTTCCTTATCTTACGTCGTCAGAGTTTGATGAGTGATACCCTCAGTCACGTTTCTCTGTCAGGGGTAGCCTTTGGTCTGGTTTTGGGGATTTCTCCAACTATTTCAACCATTGCTATTGTCTTGATCGCTGCGGTCTTTCTGGAGTATCTGCGTACGGTTTACAAGAACTTTATGGAAATCGGGACTGCCATCCTCATGTCGACAGGACTTGCAGTGTCTCTGATTGTCATGAGTAAGGGTAAAAGTTCGAGTTCCATGAGTTTGGACCAATATCTCTTTGGTTCGATTGTGACCATTAGCCAGGAGCAGGTGATTTTCCTCTTTGCCATTGCTGCGGTCGTTTTACTCTTGACTTTCTTGTTCTTGCGACCAATGTATATCCTGACTTTTGATGAGGATACGGCCTTTGTGGATGGCTTGCCAGTTCGTACCATGTCTATCCTCTTTAACATGGTGACAGGGGTGGCTATTGCCCTTATGATTCCAGCAGCAGGAGCTCTTTTGGTGTCGACCATTATGGTCTTGCCAGCTAGTATTGCCCTTCGTCTGGGGAAAAACTTCAAATCCGTTATGTTATTAGCCAGCGCTATTGGCTTTTTGGGAATGGTGGCAGGGCTCTATATTTCCTACTATGCGGAAACTCCTGCTAGCGCTAGTATCACCATTATCTTTGTAGCTGTCTTTTTGTTAGTCAGTCTACTGAAACGTTTTATCAAATAG
- the dltB gene encoding D-alanyl-lipoteichoic acid biosynthesis protein DltB has product MMELYKQLPHLEPYGNLYYFLYVIAATLPIFIGLFFKKRFALYEVLVSLFFIVTMLVGGKTNQISALILYVIWQVLLVFFYKRYRKQRDSKWIFYLVSFLSLLPIVFVKVSPAIHGPQSLFGFLGISYLTFRSVGVIVELRDGVIKDLTIWQFLRFLLFMPTFSSGPIDRFKRFNENYETIPEWDELMDMLEEAVKYIMLGFLYKFILAHILGETLLPPLKNLALQTGGFFNLYALAVMYTFGLELFFDFAGYSMFALAISNLMGIHSPVNFNKPFLSRDLKEFWNRWHMSLSFWFRDFVFMRMVMVLTRKKVFKNRNMTSSVAYILNMLIMGFWHGVTWYYIAYGLFHGIGLVINDAWLRKKKALNKERKKAGKGSLPENRWIQLLGMVVTFHVVMVSFLIFSGFLNDLWFKK; this is encoded by the coding sequence ATGATGGAGCTTTACAAACAGCTACCTCATTTGGAACCTTATGGCAATCTTTATTATTTTTTGTATGTGATTGCTGCGACTTTACCTATCTTCATCGGTCTTTTTTTCAAGAAACGTTTTGCCTTGTACGAGGTGCTTGTTAGTCTCTTCTTTATCGTCACCATGTTGGTCGGTGGAAAGACGAATCAAATAAGCGCTCTTATCCTTTATGTTATCTGGCAAGTACTTCTTGTATTTTTCTACAAAAGGTACAGGAAACAACGGGATAGTAAATGGATATTTTACCTGGTTAGCTTTTTATCTCTATTGCCAATCGTCTTTGTGAAAGTATCTCCTGCTATTCATGGCCCTCAATCTTTGTTTGGCTTTTTGGGAATTTCTTACCTGACCTTTCGTTCAGTTGGGGTTATCGTTGAGTTGAGAGACGGTGTCATCAAGGATTTAACGATTTGGCAATTCTTACGTTTTCTTCTCTTCATGCCGACTTTCTCAAGTGGTCCCATTGATCGTTTTAAACGCTTCAATGAAAATTACGAGACCATTCCTGAGTGGGATGAGCTGATGGATATGCTAGAAGAGGCTGTCAAATATATCATGCTTGGCTTCCTCTACAAGTTTATCTTGGCGCATATTTTAGGAGAGACATTATTGCCTCCGTTGAAAAATTTGGCCTTGCAGACAGGTGGTTTCTTTAACCTCTACGCTTTAGCGGTCATGTACACCTTCGGTTTAGAACTGTTCTTTGACTTTGCGGGCTACTCTATGTTTGCCTTAGCCATTTCAAACTTGATGGGTATTCATAGTCCTGTCAACTTTAATAAGCCCTTTTTGTCTAGGGATTTAAAGGAGTTTTGGAATCGCTGGCACATGAGTCTGTCTTTCTGGTTTCGTGACTTTGTCTTTATGCGGATGGTGATGGTGTTGACCAGAAAGAAGGTCTTTAAAAATCGCAATATGACCTCAAGTGTCGCCTATATCCTCAATATGCTGATTATGGGCTTTTGGCATGGTGTAACCTGGTACTACATCGCCTATGGACTTTTTCATGGGATTGGGCTGGTCATCAATGATGCTTGGCTTCGTAAGAAAAAAGCGCTCAATAAAGAACGGAAAAAAGCTGGGAAGGGTTCCTTACCTGAGAATCGCTGGATTCAGTTGCTTGGCATGGTTGTCACCTTCCATGTCGTGATGGTTTCATTCTTAATCTTTTCTGGATTTTTGAATGATTTGTGGTTTAAAAAATAA
- a CDS encoding teichoic acid D-Ala incorporation-associated protein DltX, translating into MGKHRKLYMFLGQTVLYFVILLGLLYFFSYLGQSQGTFIYNEF; encoded by the coding sequence ATGGGAAAACACAGAAAATTGTATATGTTTTTGGGACAGACCGTCCTATATTTTGTAATCTTACTTGGTTTGCTTTATTTTTTTAGTTACCTTGGTCAGAGTCAAGGAACCTTTATTTATAATGAGTTCTAG
- a CDS encoding zinc ABC transporter substrate-binding protein AdcA — protein sequence MKKISLLLASLCALFLVACSNQKQADGKLNIVTTFYPVYEFTKQVAGDAANVELLIGAGTEPHEYEPSAKAVAKIQDADTFVYENENMETWVPKLLESLDKKKVKTIKATGDMLLLPGGEEEEEGHDHGGEDHHHDYDPHVWLSPVRAIKLVEHIRDSLSADYPDKKETFEKNAAAYIEKLQALDKAYTDGLSQVKQKSFVTQHAAFNYLALDYGLKQVSISGLSPDAEPSAARLAELTEYIKKNKISYIYFEENASQALANTLSKETGVKLDVLNPLESLTEEATKAGEDYISVMEKNLKALKQTTDQEGPEIEPEKEENTKTVHNGYFEDADVKDRTLSDYVGNWQSVYPFLEDGTFDQVFDYKAKLTGKMTKDEYKAYYRKGYQTDVTKINITDNTMEFVQGGQSKKFTYKYVGKKILTYKKGNRGVRFLFEATDADAGQFKYVQFSDHNIAPVKAEHFHIFFGGTSQEALFEEMDNWPTYYPDNLSGQEIAQEMLAH from the coding sequence ATGAAAAAAATTAGCTTACTACTAGCTAGTCTATGTGCTCTGTTTTTAGTGGCTTGTTCCAATCAAAAACAGGCAGATGGGAAGCTAAATATCGTGACAACCTTTTACCCTGTCTACGAATTTACCAAGCAAGTCGCAGGAGATGCTGCTAATGTAGAACTTCTAATCGGTGCTGGTACAGAACCCCATGAATACGAACCGTCTGCTAAGGCAGTTGCCAAAATCCAAGACGCAGATACCTTTGTCTATGAAAATGAAAATATGGAAACTTGGGTTCCAAAATTGCTAGAATCCTTGGATAAGAAAAAAGTGAAAACCATCAAGGCAACAGGTGATATGCTCCTCTTGCCAGGTGGTGAGGAAGAAGAGGAAGGGCATGATCATGGCGGTGAGGATCACCATCACGACTACGATCCCCACGTTTGGTTATCACCAGTTCGTGCTATTAAACTAGTAGAACACATCCGTGATAGCTTGTCAGCAGATTATCCTGATAAAAAAGAGACTTTTGAGAAGAATGCAGCTGCCTATATTGAAAAATTGCAAGCCTTGGACAAGGCCTACACAGATGGCTTGTCTCAAGTCAAACAAAAGAGCTTTGTGACCCAGCACGCTGCCTTTAACTACCTTGCCTTGGACTACGGTCTCAAGCAAGTATCCATCTCAGGTCTCTCACCAGATGCAGAACCATCAGCAGCACGTTTGGCAGAATTGACAGAGTATATCAAGAAAAACAAGATTTCTTATATCTACTTTGAAGAAAATGCCTCACAAGCCCTCGCAAATACCCTTTCAAAAGAAACAGGTGTCAAACTAGATGTGCTCAATCCGCTGGAAAGTCTGACAGAAGAAGCAACCAAGGCTGGTGAGGACTATATCTCCGTGATGGAGAAAAACCTCAAGGCTTTGAAGCAGACAACAGACCAAGAAGGACCAGAAATTGAGCCAGAGAAGGAAGAAAACACCAAGACCGTTCACAATGGTTACTTTGAGGATGCAGATGTCAAGGACCGCACCTTGAGTGACTATGTTGGTAACTGGCAATCTGTCTATCCTTTCCTTGAGGATGGGACCTTTGATCAAGTCTTTGACTACAAGGCTAAGTTGACTGGCAAGATGACCAAGGATGAGTATAAGGCCTACTATAGAAAAGGCTATCAGACAGATGTGACCAAGATCAACATCACGGACAACACTATGGAATTTGTTCAAGGTGGCCAAAGTAAGAAATTCACTTACAAGTATGTCGGCAAGAAAATCTTGACTTATAAGAAAGGCAATCGTGGTGTGCGCTTCCTCTTTGAAGCGACAGATGCGGACGCTGGACAGTTCAAGTATGTTCAGTTTAGCGACCACAATATCGCCCCAGTCAAGGCAGAACATTTCCATATCTTCTTTGGAGGCACCAGCCAAGAAGCCCTCTTTGAAGAGATGGATAACTGGCCAACTTACTACCCAGATAACCTATCTGGTCAAGAAATCGCCCAAGAAATGTTGGCGCATTGA
- the dltA gene encoding D-alanine--poly(phosphoribitol) ligase subunit DltA, producing the protein MSNKPIKDMIETIEHFAQTQPTYPVYNVLGQEHTYGDLKADSDSLAAAIDRLGLPEKSPVVVFGGQEYEMLATFVALTKSGHAYIPIDSHSALERVSAIVEVAEPSLIIAISDFPLEQTSTPMLNLEQVHEAFAQASSYEITHPVKGDDNYYIIFTSGTTGKPKGVQISHDNLLSFTNWMITDQEFAIPSRPQMLAQPPYSFDLSVMYWAPTLALGGTLFALPSAITQDFKQLFATIFSLPIAIWTSTPSFADMAMLSEDFNSEKMPGITHFYFDGEELTVKTAQKLREHFPNARIINAYGPTEATVALSAVAVTDEMLATLKRLPIGYSKADSPTFIIDEEGNKLPNGEQGEIIVSGPAVSKGYMNNPEKTAEAFFEFEGLPAYHTGDVGTMTDEGLLLYGGRMDFQIKFNGYRIELEDVSQNLNKSRYIESAVAVPRYNKDHKVQNLLAYVILKDGVREQFERDIDITKAIKEDLTDIMMSYMMPSKFLYRDSLPLTPNGKIDIKGLINEVNNR; encoded by the coding sequence GTGTCTAATAAACCGATAAAAGATATGATTGAAACGATTGAGCACTTTGCTCAAACACAGCCAACATATCCTGTCTACAATGTTTTAGGCCAAGAGCACACTTATGGTGATCTGAAGGCTGATTCAGATAGTTTAGCAGCAGCTATTGATCGACTTGGCTTGCCTGAGAAATCTCCAGTCGTCGTTTTTGGTGGTCAGGAGTATGAGATGTTGGCTACCTTTGTAGCGCTGACTAAGTCGGGGCATGCCTATATTCCAATTGACAGCCATTCGGCCTTGGAACGAGTTTCTGCTATCGTAGAAGTTGCAGAGCCAAGTTTGATTATTGCCATCTCGGATTTTCCATTAGAGCAAACTAGCACACCGATGCTGAATTTGGAGCAAGTTCATGAAGCTTTTGCTCAAGCTTCTAGCTACGAGATTACGCATCCAGTCAAGGGAGATGACAACTACTACATCATCTTTACTTCTGGTACGACTGGTAAGCCAAAGGGAGTGCAGATTTCCCATGATAACCTCCTCAGCTTTACCAACTGGATGATTACGGATCAGGAATTTGCGATACCGAGTCGTCCGCAAATGCTGGCTCAGCCACCTTATTCTTTTGACCTGTCTGTCATGTATTGGGCGCCAACCTTGGCACTAGGTGGTACGCTTTTTGCTCTTCCTTCAGCCATTACCCAGGACTTTAAGCAACTCTTTGCGACCATCTTTTCATTGCCAATCGCTATCTGGACATCGACACCGTCCTTTGCAGATATGGCCATGTTGTCTGAAGACTTCAACAGCGAGAAAATGCCTGGCATCACGCATTTCTACTTTGATGGCGAAGAATTGACGGTTAAAACGGCTCAAAAACTGCGCGAGCATTTCCCCAATGCCCGTATTATCAATGCTTACGGCCCAACAGAAGCGACAGTGGCCCTATCAGCAGTTGCTGTGACAGACGAGATGTTAGCGACTCTCAAACGCCTACCAATCGGCTATAGCAAGGCTGATTCTCCAACCTTTATCATTGATGAGGAAGGCAATAAACTGCCAAATGGTGAACAGGGAGAAATCATTGTGTCTGGGCCAGCTGTGTCAAAAGGATATATGAACAATCCTGAAAAAACAGCAGAAGCCTTCTTTGAGTTTGAAGGTCTGCCAGCCTATCACACAGGCGATGTGGGAACCATGACAGATGAAGGCTTGCTTCTTTACGGTGGACGCATGGACTTCCAGATTAAGTTCAACGGTTACCGCATAGAATTAGAAGATGTCTCTCAAAACCTCAACAAGTCTCGTTATATCGAGTCAGCTGTCGCAGTTCCGCGCTATAACAAAGACCACAAGGTGCAAAATCTACTAGCCTATGTCATCTTAAAAGATGGTGTTCGTGAGCAGTTTGAGCGTGATATCGATATTACCAAGGCTATCAAGGAAGATTTAACAGATATCATGATGTCCTATATGATGCCATCTAAGTTCCTTTATCGGGACAGCCTACCGCTGACTCCTAATGGTAAGATTGACATCAAAGGCTTGATCAATGAGGTAAACAATAGATGA
- a CDS encoding metal ABC transporter ATP-binding protein, protein MRYITVEDLSFYYDKEPVLEHINYSVDSGEFVTLTGENGAAKTTLIKASLGILQPRFGKVTISKTNTHGKKLRIAYLPQQIASFNAGFPSTVYEFVKSGRYPRKGWFRRLNAHDEEHIKASLDSVGMWEHRDKRIGSLSGGQKQRAVIARMFASDPDIFVLDEPTTGMDAGSKNEFYELMHHSAHHHGKAVLMITHDPEEVKDYADRNIHLVRNQDSPWRCFNVHESDQEVEHA, encoded by the coding sequence ATGCGGTATATTACAGTAGAGGACTTGTCTTTCTATTATGACAAGGAACCTGTCCTCGAGCACATCAACTACAGTGTTGATAGTGGGGAGTTTGTCACCCTGACTGGTGAAAATGGGGCTGCCAAGACGACGCTTATCAAGGCGAGTCTAGGTATTTTGCAACCAAGATTTGGTAAGGTAACCATCTCAAAGACAAATACTCATGGGAAAAAACTTAGGATAGCCTATCTTCCTCAGCAGATAGCCAGTTTTAATGCTGGCTTTCCGAGTACGGTTTATGAATTTGTCAAGTCGGGTCGCTATCCTCGAAAGGGCTGGTTCCGTCGCTTGAATGCTCACGATGAGGAGCATATCAAGGCCAGTTTAGACTCAGTTGGTATGTGGGAACATCGTGACAAACGAATTGGTTCCCTTTCGGGAGGGCAAAAGCAACGAGCAGTGATTGCCCGGATGTTTGCTTCTGACCCAGATATCTTTGTCTTGGATGAGCCGACGACAGGGATGGATGCTGGAAGCAAAAATGAATTTTACGAACTCATGCACCACAGTGCCCACCATCATGGCAAGGCTGTTTTGATGATTACCCATGACCCTGAGGAGGTCAAGGACTATGCGGATCGCAATATCCATCTAGTGCGCAATCAAGACTCGCCATGGCGTTGTTTCAACGTTCACGAAAGCGACCAGGAGGTGGAACATGCTTAG